The following are from one region of the Advenella mimigardefordensis DPN7 genome:
- a CDS encoding DUF302 domain-containing protein codes for MLSTFKRILVATSIIGMSILSNSASAQSPHQFKSAYSFEDTVSRLESGIKDKGMSVFAVIDHAEAAKNAGLTMPPTKVIIFGNPKAGTPLMVKYPALALDLPLRVLVNQDQSGVNVIMHPYQTAFNNLQLPVQDGEALGQAEKLVQKLVMQQ; via the coding sequence GTGTTATCCACCTTCAAGCGAATTTTGGTCGCGACTTCAATTATCGGTATGAGTATTCTTTCAAATAGCGCGTCTGCGCAATCGCCCCATCAATTTAAAAGTGCGTACTCCTTTGAGGACACCGTATCAAGACTGGAGAGCGGGATAAAAGACAAAGGAATGTCTGTTTTCGCCGTTATTGACCATGCCGAGGCAGCAAAAAATGCCGGCCTCACAATGCCGCCGACCAAGGTGATTATTTTTGGTAATCCCAAAGCCGGAACACCGCTGATGGTGAAGTATCCGGCCCTGGCACTTGACCTGCCGTTAAGAGTCCTGGTGAATCAGGATCAGAGCGGGGTCAATGTCATTATGCATCCGTATCAAACAGCGTTTAATAATCTGCAGTTGCCAGTTCAGGATGGCGAGGCGCTGGGCCAGGCGGAAAAGTTGGTGCAAAAACTGGTTATGCAGCAGTAG